TTGATCCCTGGTCTTCCTCTCCACTAGGGGGCGACTGAAAGGTACAGGCGCGCGCGCGGGATCCCGCCAGAACCTGGGGTCGCCAGGGCCCCAGGAATGCTGACAGAGCAGGGATAAGGGCGGTGCCCCTTGGCAGCTGCCCGGCCGCCGAGCCCGCAGACATGGCGAGTCCTGCTGGGCACGCAATCGGCGGTGCATCGTGCGCTATGGGGGTGACCAcagcccctgccagggccctccagGTGACAGGGCTGCCGGGGTGCCGAGGCAGTGCAGCACGAGGGGACCGTGGCGGCCGCCGGGGGTGGCGTTGGGGGCCAGGTGGCGGAGGGCTGGCCAAGGATCGCTACAAGGGAAGGGCGAATGCTatgcagaagcccaggccctcagagcctgctggagggggcgagcctggctgggtggagggtggcgctGCGGGCGGGGTTGGTGCTGGACATGCGGGGTCTCGTGCAGgtgctggaagtgggggcaggaggccagaagtcgGCTGCAGAAGAGGCCCCATTAAGGGCCGAGGAgaagccaggtgggagcagcGCGCGGCCGCCACTGGAGGTGCTGGAGGCCCTGCAGTGGCAGCTGAGCGCCGAGAGTGCCCGAGGCCGCAGGGACTACCTTGCTGTGAAGCTGGCCACGGCCCAGCGGCGGAAGCCCATTCTGGAGCGTAGGCGGAGCGTCATCCAGCGCATCCCCGGTTTCTGGGCCAAAGCCATATCCTTCCCCgtgctgtgtgtggtggtggttggcATGGTGGAGGAGGACGGCTGTGGTGAGAGGGCGAGGAGGAGGGTCCGGGCTTGTGAGGGGGTTGTGCgcggaggacagagcctggcacctgcagaggcataggaagacaggggagaggggccgtggcgggtgatgggaggcatggagagggagggccgggcagggagggaagggctgtctCTGGCCGTCAGAGCAGAAGGTGTGGGCACCAGCCACCATTCCCGCGCTGCAGATATCCGGGGCGCATTGCTACAACccaagagcccagaggagagctTTGCCCAGGGGGCTCGGGGAAGGAGACACGTGGCCCGCGCCCACCTCCCTGATCCCTTCCTTCCCGTGTTCTTGTCAGACGGCAGGTCCCAAGAAGGTTTGGGGGCAGGCCACAGAGCctgttcccaccctccttccctaggCACACCCAGGCGAGCCTCTCcgggcacgtgcacacacacagacgcgcAGACACACCCTTTTGGTGGCAAGCCGCCTGTTTGGGGGAGTTCCAAAGGGGAACGCTGCCTTCCTGCAGCGCAGGGGTGTCTGGAAACGACTGCGTGGTGACACGGTCTCTGCGGAACAGGCGCACTGCTTTCTCTGGGACcccaagggacagggaaagggcacGGGCAGAGGACCTCAGCGCTGAGTCCTCTGCGCCAGCACAGCCTCCCGAAGGGCTGGTGtctgggaaggagtggagggggCGCCTGCCGTCGCAGTGCAGGCAGCCTCAGGAGAACATGAGCCCAGAGGTAGCAGACTGGGGAGCCAGTGTGAGTAAAGGCAGTCGGGGAGGGCACAGCAAGAGGGCACACGTGCGGAGTCCAGGTGGGAGGGCCTCAGCAGTCTCTGTTTCGGGTTCAGTCGAAATCCGTGGCTCTCAGCTGTGCGTGGCCTTGGCTCTGAAGGCTTCTTGACCAAAGAGCAGATTCAGAACCACCCCCAGATATCAGCCATCATCAGTGACCAAGACGAAGACATGCTTGAGTACTTGCTCACTGTGGAGGTCagactggggtggcagaggggcagtcaggtgtggggggcctgggctccaggcggGAGTGGTCcgagcacagggaggaagggagggggaggcgggtgcTTCCCGCCAGCAGGCAAAGTCAGGCAGCTGGGTCAGATGACACCTGCGCCCACCACGTCTCCACAGGTGCAGGAACTGGTTGGTCCGAAGCACCGCTGCAGGCTGAAGTTCTTCTTTCGGAG
The Desmodus rotundus isolate HL8 unplaced genomic scaffold, HLdesRot8A.1 manual_scaffold_352, whole genome shotgun sequence DNA segment above includes these coding regions:
- the LOC128780112 gene encoding testis-specific Y-encoded protein 1-like, whose product is MRGLVQVLEVGAGGQKSAAEEAPLRAEEKPGGSSARPPLEVLEALQWQLSAESARGRRDYLAVKLATAQRRKPILERRRSVIQRIPGFWAKAISFPVLCVVVVGMVEEDGCGFLTKEQIQNHPQISAIISDQDEDMLEYLLTVEVQELVGPKHRCRLKFFFRSNPYFLNEVIIKEYHVSLAGYRATRSTAVDWFWDYERGVPSRRQDTSSVNLFNWLSEHSLPGSGKIAELISEDLWPSPLRHYLRGTKAPLEGAARGPVAEEPRG